The sequence GTGacctgctcttctttttcttcctccttccgaGACACTTCTTCTTCCTCCAAAGTCACTTCTTCCTCCAAAGTCACTTCTTCCTCATCCTTGTACAGTTGCTCCTTGGATTCAGATTGCAACATATTTTCCCAGAATTGTTTCCACTCTTCCCATTTCAGCTTCTTGTCCTCCTGAAGCATTTCCTCCTCCGGGGATAgcttctctccagcctggtgtAGTTTCTCCTCTTCCTGAAGAAGCCTCTTCTCCCAGTCTTCCTTCCATGCCTTCCAGGATTTCCTTGTCTCACCATGGGCCTGTTTCCACTCATCCCAGGACTTTTTCCAGTCCTGCCAAGACGATGTCCTCTCAATCATAACCGGTTTTCCTTCTTGTTCAACCACTTTCTCCTCTAGTGTGGCCATTTCCTTCACTTCCTCACTCATATCCCTCTCTTCTTTGGGCATTTCCCTCTTTGTTTTTCCTACTTTTCTTTCCTGCTGGACAGCTTTCCTCTCTTGCTTAGGTGACTTCTGaaaggttttcttcttttctttctttgatatttGTTTTCCCATGGTTACATCACCTGGTtctaaaaaaataactttctttttcttgccctttTTCAAAATCACTTGGGTTTCCTCCAAGGCCGGCatgtcttttgctttcttttgtgctTGTTCTTCTTCCCTTGGCATCACTTCGTGTCTGATCACCTCTTCTGTCACACCTTGTATCATGTCCTCTCTAATTGCTCCTTCATGGATAAAAATTGGTTTCTCCTCTGGCGGGACTACATCCCAATCAAGGTCCTCAAGCAgaactttactttctttcttcaaCAGGGGGCAGATCTCCTGAAAGAGTTCCCAACTGGGGTGCCTATCTACCAGCATCTCCTGAGCAAAGGTCACTAGCTCAGTGTTTAgattttctgacatttttatttgGGAACCAGATATCCTCAGGGTCATAAGACGACACAGATCGTCCCGCCATGATAAGCCATCTCCAGCGGTTGACCTGCGGCCAGATATTCCTGAGGCTCCGCGCCCTAGAATTTTAACCTTTTTAGTAACTGGCTGTCCCATTACAGGAGGTGTAGGTTTCTCAGTTATAACTTTGgcttcttttcccttcttcttgTGCTTCTTTTTGAGTTTCCGAGCTCTTGCTTTCTTGTCTCTTTTGTCACGTATTTTCCGCAGCATCTTCAGGGTCAATGCAACGTGATCCTTTGAGATATCTTTCTCTTGAGAGTCAACATCTTTTAAGAGCTTTGTTACACTGGTGCTTGAAGACCATTTGGAATGGACGGATGCTTCCTCCATCTCAACTGGTGCGGCCTCAGTCCCACTTTCATCCTCTAAGAGGCCTGGCTCAGTGATCATATGTTTAGAGTCTCTCTCTTTCGTCTTCTTGAGACCCCGCAACCATTTTCGGCCTGTAGGAAAAATGGAGAGGTGGAGGTAAGCAAAGTATGGGGAACTAAATGAAACCTTTCCAAATATTAGGTGTGAGCTAAGAAGAACTGTCATAAAAGAAGTAGCAACAAAGAGAACTgaggccttaaaaaaaaaaaaaaaagcatctcttTGCTTTATTCCTAGCCCCCTACTCCTGCCAAATCCTAGAGAGCTAGGCCTTAGAGTCTTCCTGAGTTTGAGTGGATCCTTCcttagaaagtcttttttttcttcattgctttcataaaaatcaattttattgaggtataatttacatatgataTACCCATTTTAAGCaaacaatttgatgagtttgaaaAATGTATACACTCTTGTAACTATTGCAATTACAATCAGGATATAAGGCATTTCTATTATCCCCCTAAATTCCCTCCTACATAGTGTCCCAGTCAACATCTATCTACCCTTAATCCCTGGCCCTAGGCAAcaactgatctgctttctgtgaCTGTAGATTCATTTGCCTTTTTTAGAATTCCAAATAAatagaatcatttaaaaatgtgctcttttgtgttttctttcaacagtttttgagattcttccatgttgttgcatgtatcactCTTTTTTATCAcagtagtatttcattttatgaatacactgtcatttccttatctgtacactttttaaaaaattatactttaagttctgggatacatgtgcagaacatgcaggtttgttacataggtatacaggtgccatggtggtttgctgcacctatcaacctgtcatctacattaggtatttctcctaatgttatccctcccctagtcccccatcCGAGAGTGCCTTTTCTATGATGAGACCTTTCCACTTATCTCTCTTCCCACctggtatctctttttttttttttttttgagatggagtttcgctctgtcacccaggctggagtgcagtggcaccatctcggctcactgcaacctccacctcctgggttcaagtgattctcccacctcagcctctcgagtagctgggtttacagtcacccaccatcatgcctggctaatttttgtatttccagtagagacggggtttcaccatattggccgggctggtctcaagctcctgacctcaagtgatccacccgcctcggcgtcccgaagtgctgggattacaggcgtgagccattgtgtctgGCCAGCCCACCTAGTATCTCTTGATCCACTTTAACACTAACTACCCTGCCTCTTGAGGACCCTGAGGCATGGACCAGATTACCCCTTACATACTATGCTTTTTGACCACTGCTCGGCCTCGTCTGTGGCCTTTGCTGTGCTTGACGGCCACTTCAGGTTCTTCAGAAACTGTAGGAGGTTTCACGGAGAAGGATTTAAGTTCAGAAGCCTTTGGGACATCTAAAGAAAAAGCCGGCTTTTCATCTCTATGTGACAGAGTCAGGTCTTCATTCAATCTCTGCTCCACTTGAGTGGAAAGGATTTGGAGATCTGTGGCCCGCATCCCCAGCAGATGGTCTAGAGTTTCCTCCCCGATCATCTCCTGCCTATGAAAGTCAAAGGAGAAGAAGGACTATGCTGAGTCAGGAACAAAAGGGAGAATGGGAAGAACAAAACGGCTGTGGAACAGGCAGGAGGCTTGGCAAAGTGGCCAAGAGAGACGGCATATACAGAGGAAAACAATGGCTGAGACAAAAGAAACTATCTATGAAGCCAAGATGGCAATGAATGGAGTGATCTGTATTGGAGGCTGTAGAAACAGGAGAAAAGGATGAAAATGGAACTTGAAGAGGTAGCGGACATATAagaaaagcaatggagaaaggggtgagcaggccaggtgtggtggctcatgcctgtactcctagcactttgggaggccaaggtggcaggaagattgcttgagcccgggagtttgagaccagtctgggcaatatagtgagactctgtctctacaaaaaattagccagtgtggtggtgcatgcttgtagccccagctactgaggaggctgtggcaggaggattacttgagcctgggaagcagaggttgcagtgagccaagatcgcaccactatactccagcctccAACAGAataagtccctgtctcaaaaaaagaaggaagaggaggaggaggaggagtgaatAGGGGATTGTCAAGAATAGTCATCTAGGAATGAGCAAAGGCTATGAGAAAGAAGAAACGTCAGGAAGAATTAATAAACAGGGATGAAGAAATAGCAAAGGAaaggagggggaaatggggaatGGGGTGAAGAATTGAGGGAAGCACAAACGTACTGCATCTCCCGAAAAGTCTCTTGTTTCTGGATCAGCTGTAAGAGTGAGGTCCTAGAGTGGATTCCAATCTCAGACATGAGGCTTAGAGTCTTGACCCTCACTCTTTCATCCTTGTCCATTAATCCCTGAGCCAGAGGCATGGCAAAAAGATGAGTAATCATTCCTAGACGCTTCAGCCCTTCCCAAGCTAGTTCTCGGATCAGCGGGTTGGAATTGGTTGTATCATCCAGTAGCCGACGGGCTGTCTCAGAGCGTAGGGCTGGAGACACCTGGTAAGAGGCAAAGATTTGCCCTAGTGCACCAACACAGTACTGGTACTTCAGCAAGGAAGCATGGACCATAATATTGAGCATTGTCTCAATCATGCTATTAATGGCTATTTCACTCATCTTTCTTCCCAGCCAACTTCGgtttgctccatctgtaaggacGCCGTAGGTTATATCCTTGGAAAGTCTCATTTCTAGGAATTGTTCATCCTCCTTCTCTGGATATTCTATATTACTTACAGTTCTTACCTTGCtctgccagaaaaagaattcttgAGACCTGTCCCATTCCAGCTCCCGCTGGGGTGCATGCAGGTTGCACTGTAGGTATATTGGGGTGCCCTCTGGCCAAAGACGGGCACGAATCACTGAATTGGGGATATAGCAATCAGGGGCAAAAAGCCATTCCCGCCCATGACCAAAGTAGTATCGCAATATCTGATAGGGGTTGAGTCCATCCCAGCTAGTCAGTTGTAGTTGGGGAGGAAGCACATAATGGCGTTGGTAACGTTTACTCATCTGCGTCCAATTTTCCATGTCCTGCAAAGAATAATGCATGGAGGAACGCAGTAACACTGGGCTCCCTTCCTCATCTTCTTCTATCACATGTGGCACAGAATGGTCAAAGGCAATGGCCCGCTTGTTGACAAGGTTCTCCAGACCCACTAATTTCTGTTGTGCTTTTCCAAGGTAGATGTACTTGGGCACAAACATGGTCTCAAAGGAGAAGAAGAAGCTTGGTATGAAAGGCTTAGGGATTTCCAGTACTTCATCTGATATGCTCATAAAGGAAAGGCGAGTCAGCAGGGCTGGGGGAAGCAATTTTAAACAGGACACTAGGTAAAGACTCTGGTTAAAAGTCACAAGCAGGTCACCCCGGTCATTTGCAAAACAGAGTGGGCCAAAGTGCAGTGATGAGTCCAGAATGGCTATGAGTCTGCCATGGAAGTCCCAGATCCGAACAGAGCCATCGGCAGAACCTGTGACGAAAAGACTCAAGGAGAGGCAGACATCAAAGGATGTGATGGCACACAGGTGCAGAGGCAGTGTTTCTATGAATTTCAAGCCATTCTGTGACCCAGAGGACATAAAATCATGGAACTTCCAGAGACGCAGGCAGTTTGTCTCTGTGATGGCACCCACAGACTTGGGCAAGAGTATCAGATGTGTTAGGTGACAGCTGCTGAGGATGCTGGCGAGAGGCTGCAGTTGTACTCTGACCCCATCAAGCACAGCTTCTGACAGGTGCACATAGTCATCCATTCCATAGGAACAGAGCAGAGAGTTTCCTTCGCCACCAAAAATCCCTCCAGACAGCGTGGAGAGTGCCAGTACAGCACCAAAGTGCATGAATTTTTCTAATCGAGCACAGCTGTGCTGGGAGAGCACTCTTATCACACCACTCTGGTGCCCAGAGAATATCAGTCCCTCTAGACCCCGCCCCAAGTTGAAATGCCCATAAGCCAGGCATTGTACAAAGTCCTGAGAATTTGGTGAGGTGCCTAGAAGATACTTGGCTGGGCAAGGGCAGCGGGTTGTGTCAAATACCAGAACCTCTGAGCTGCCTGTTGCTACAAAGAGCTCCTCTTTACCTGGGTCGTAGGCCCAATCCACAGCCCGGTCCACGATTGAGAAGGGCCAGGTGATAACCAGAAGGTCCCCTGTTACTGGGGACACAAAGCGCAACAAGCCATCCTCAGTGGTACACAGGATCCGGAACCAGTTATTTCCACAGTAGACCCGACGCAACTGCTGGGGAGCAGAGCCACAGACATTGAAGAGGCTGTAGAAGCAGGGCAGGCGGCGCAAGGAAAAACTATGGGCAGTTTGGCAGAAGAAAGTAATGCTGTCAATAAACTGGAGCCGGTACAGCTCCTCGCCAAGCTCTAGCCGCCGAAGCAGGCTCCCTGAAGTCAGGTTCCACTCCTTGATTAGGCTGTCACTGCCAGCTGTTAGCAGGGTGTGGGCCTCTGGTCGGCTGCGGATACAGATCACTCCTGAGTGATGGGCCTGGAAACTATGGAGCGGATGGCCCTGCTGGAGGCTCCAAACTTGGATTTCCCCAGCTTGGTTTCCAGCATAGAGAAAGCCCTGATCAAAACAAGTGAAGCAGCAGGTGATGGAGGAGCCGCTGCTGGTGGACATGAACCTCTTTACCTCTCCCAGCTGACCCTTGCCCTGGCGCATCAGGACCCTCACCACCGTCTCACACAGGGCCAGGAGGGAGCCATTGGGACCATTCAGCACGATGTCCTGGACCAGCTCATCACCTGGCATGGAGATCATGTGGGCTATATGGAGGCCCGTGCCACTTCGCTCAATGACCCAGGTCACCACTGCTCCCAGGACGCCAGATAGAAGCATCTTCATTTCCGGGTCATAGCAGAGGCAGCTGATGTTGAAGCGGCAGTGCACTTTACCCAGGGGTTTGAATGCCCGAAAGTGGTCCCCAAAGAGTCGCAGGATCAGGTCACCACAGTAGACCACGAGGATATGAAAGGAACCTGTGTGGACCATGGACTGGATGGGTGGCAATCGTTCAGTCATGGAGAATATTCTTTTCTCAATCATGTCCTCAGTTTTGCTCTTCATCCACACTACAGCCTAGAAGAGAATAAGATGGAAACTgcctaggccaggcgcggtggctcatgcctgtaatcctggcactttgggaggccgaggcaggtggatcacctgaggtcaggagttcgagaccagcctggccaaaatggtgaaagcctatctctactaaaaatacaaaaattagctgggcatggtgaccggcgcctgtaattccagctactcaggaggctgaggcaggagaatcgcttgaattcgggaggcaaaggttacagtgagccaatgcactccagcctgggtgacagagcaagactccgtctcaaaaacacaaaaaaacaaaaaaaaaaacaaaaaaaaaaaaagaaaagaaactgcctAGAACTGATAGTAGTGCAGAATATTCCCTTATTTCCCCATGTTTTGTGTGAAGGAGGAGTTGGAGGACTCTAGAGTGATTTTATCCCTTGGTGATGGGAACTGGAAATACAGTAGAGGCAGGAAGCCTAGGACCCTTTTCCTAACCTTGGTTTACTTCGGGGGAACCATACAACCCACtcaacatggtgactataattGGAGAAAGGATGAGGAGAGATTTCTGGTTCCAGACCACATTAATTCATGGGGAATATCTTCCTTTGTCAATCTGGGCTAAGAGCCATGTGGGCATGGCCCTGGGAGAATGGGccaagaaggggaagaaaggcagTCTTACCTGTATTTCTTTTGTGCTCGATGTCACCCAAGAGAGGGAGGTGAAGAAATGGGCATCACTGAAGTAATAACATACACATGGCATATTTTGAGGATAGCGAGACTCTTTGAACAGTATCTGGGACCGGTCGCTCAGCACAATTAGGCTATTCTTTGGGTCTTCTGAAGGCTGCTGGAGAGAGGTGTGGCATAAACTAAGAGGCTAGGGCACAGAGGCACTAAATATATTCTCGCATAAGTCACAATTGGAGGAGTTCCCAAAGTCATGCCTCCCACCCGAAGGACCTACTCCTGTTACACTCACATGTGCATAACTTATCACCTGTGGGACAGCTATACTTCACAAGCATGTAACAAATCCCCCAATGCAGGAGAGAACACAACCCTACAGAGCCTCTGTGTGCAAATTTTATAGTGTGAACACGGGGAAAATGATGTTCTTTTCAACATGAAGTTAGCCATGCCTGCCCtctaacattccttttttttttttttttcagatggagtctcactgtgttgcccaggctggagtgcagtagcgtgatcgcagctcactgcaacctctgcctcccaggttcaagcgattctcctgcttcagcctctcaagtagctgggactacaggcacacgccaccaagccctgctaattttttgtatttttagtagagatggagtttcaccatgttgaccgggctggtctcgaactccagacctcaggtgatccacccgccttggcctcccaaagtgctgggattacaggcatgagctactgcatccaACCCCCTCTAACATTCTTGCTTGTGTCTAGAAGGTACATGTACCATAAAGACACAATCTTTAACAGAATAGTCAGGCAAGTACATCACCTTACACCCACATGGAATATAGCAGAGTCTCCCAAAGTCAGTGCATCAGTGCAGCTCTAAGTTACTGAAGCTTAAAGCTGCACTAAGTGAGACTCTCGGGACACCCTATCGGGCCTTTAAATTTGACGGAGGGCAAGCatttataccatatatatataatcccaCGGTGATAGAGTATGTGCTATGAAACATGCATCTGGgatcctgtaattttttttgttttgttttgttttgttttgttttttgagacggagtctcgctctgtcgccggggctggagcacagtggccggatctcagctcactgcaagctccgcctcccgggtttacgccattctcctgcctcagcgtcctgtgtagctgggactacaggcgcccgccacctcgcccggctagttttttgtatttttttagtagagacggggtttcaccgtgttcgccaggatggtctcgatctcctgacctcgtgagatccgcccgtctcggcctcccaaagtgctgggattacaggcttgagccaccgcgcccggccttgttttgttttttgagacacagtctcgctctgtggccccaggctggagtgcagtggcctgattttggctcattgcaaccttcgcctcctgggttccaagcgattctcctgcctcagtctcccgagtagctgcaactacaggtgcaggctaccacacctggctaatattttatatttttagtagagatggtgtttcaccatgttgcccagcgtggtctcaaactcctgagctcaggtgatctacctaccttggcctcccaaagtgctgcaattacaggcatgagccaccacgcctggccctgggatcgttgttttttgtttttttttttttttttgagacggagcctcgctctgtcgcccaggctggagtgcagtggttggatctcagctcactgcaagctccgcctcccgcgttcacgccgttctcctgcctcagcctcccgagtagctgggactacaggcgccaccaccacgcccggctagttttttgtattttttagtagagacggggtttcaccgtgttaaccaagatggtctcgatctcctgacctcgtgatccgcccgcctcggcctcccaaagtgctgggattacaggcttgagccaccgtgcccggcctgggatCGTTTTATGCAGAGCCAACCATAGCAAAACTGAGATTGGCAACTGTTCTCTCTGGTGTCTCCTCCTCTGTTTTAAAAAACctctcagccaggtgcggtggctcacacctgtgatcccagcactttgggaggccaaggcggcagatggcctgagctcaggagctcagcctgacccgcctgggcaacatggtgaaaccccatctctattaaaaatacaaaaaattagccgggcatagtggcatgtgcctgtagtcccagctacttgggaggctgaggcaggagaatcacttgaacccgggggcaaaagttgcagtgagccaagattgcgccactgcactccagcctaggtgacagagcgagattgcatctcaaaataaataaaattaaaaaatagaaaaactctcTTTCCAGAAGGTCAGTTCCTCTGACAGTGCTTCAGAGTGTCCACTTTCCACTATGAAAATGTCCTTGCGAGTAGTCTGTGACTCATGGAAATTGATGGCCTACCTCCTGCTAAGGTGATGACTATCTTTATAATATACCTTGTTTGCTTCCTGTTCTCAAGGACAATCTGTGGCTCTTCTGAAATGCTCATGACTCTAAGACGGGTAGCAGCCAACCTATGATGTGTTTGTGTCCTACGTATACATTACCTTGCTTTCATTTATGGTGTCATTTAGGAGGAGTTTTAAATCTTTCCACAGGGGAATGAGCCTGGGGGAAGATGTCGCCATGAGACTCCCTTGGCCCTCCTGAGGACCGTTGCTTAAAAACCTGTGGGAATCCAAAAGAGCCCAGCTTAGTCACTGCCACTTTCCGAGAAGCTAGGAATCAGAAGGCAAGAACAATGAATTCATGTCTATTGAACACCTTCTGAAAGTCAGGAACTGTGCACAAGACATACTTTCTCATTTCATCCACTCTACAGCCCAGTAAGGTaggcattatttcattttatagatgagaaaactgaggcctggagacagCAAATGGGGAGTGAATCTTAGCGTGTTCCTTCCTATTGTAACCCAGTAACATAAATGGGtgagagaagcagagaaaccGAGAGGGGGCTGGAAAAGAATACCCTCACAGGCAAATAATAGTCCTTCACATTTTGTGTTGTGTCCGGAGAGCATTTTGTGAAGACTGTGGGGTCTCAAAGTATGGTCCCCGGACCTCCTGAACCAGCATTCCTGGgggtaagttttattttgttttatttatttatttatctatttttgagacagagtctctgtcacccaggctggtgcgtgcctgtggtcccagctccttggaaggctgaggcaggaggatcacttgattttttttaattttaattagttaatttatttattttgagacagagtctcactctgtcacccaggctggagtgcagtggcccaatcttggctcactgcaacctccgccttccaggttcaagtgattctcctgcctcagcctcccgagtagctgggattacaggcacgtaccaccacgtccagctaacttttgtattttcagtagagatgtggtttcaccatgttggtcaggctggtcttgagcacctgacctcaggtgatccacccaccttggcctcccaaagtgctgggatgacaggtgtgagccactgctgtCTGGCCACCTGGgggtaagtttaaaaaaaaataaagctgggcgtggtggctcatgcctgtcatcccagcactttgggaggccgagatgggcagattacaaggtcaggagatcgagaccatcctagctaacacagtgaaaccccgtctctactaaaaatacaaaaaattagctgggcgtggtggcaggcacctgtagtcccagctactcaggaggctgaggcaggagaatggcgtgaacccgggaggcggagcttgcagtgagccgagatcacgccactgcactccagcctgggcaatagagtgagactctgtctcaaaataaataaataaat comes from Macaca fascicularis isolate 582-1 chromosome 19, T2T-MFA8v1.1 and encodes:
- the WDR87 gene encoding WD repeat-containing protein 87, producing MATSSPRLIPLWKDLKLLLNDTINESKQPSEDPKNSLIVLSDRSQILFKESRYPQNMPCVCYYFSDAHFFTSLSWVTSSTKEIQAVVWMKSKTEDMIEKRIFSMTERLPPIQSMVHTGSFHILVVYCGDLILRLFGDHFRAFKPLGKVHCRFNISCLCYDPEMKMLLSGVLGAVVTWVIERSGTGLHIAHMISMPGDELVQDIVLNGPNGSLLALCETVVRVLMRQGKGQLGEVKRFMSTSSGSSITCCFTCFDQGFLYAGNQAGEIQVWSLQQGHPLHSFQAHHSGVICIRSRPEAHTLLTAGSDSLIKEWNLTSGSLLRRLELGEELYRLQFIDSITFFCQTAHSFSLRRLPCFYSLFNVCGSAPQQLRRVYCGNNWFRILCTTEDGLLRFVSPVTGDLLVITWPFSIVDRAVDWAYDPGKEELFVATGSSEVLVFDTTRCPCPAKYLLGTSPNSQDFVQCLAYGHFNLGRGLEGLIFSGHQSGVIRVLSQHSCARLEKFMHFGAVLALSTLSGGIFGGEGNSLLCSYGMDDYVHLSEAVLDGVRVQLQPLASILSSCHLTHLILLPKSVGAITETNCLRLWKFHDFMSSGSQNGLKFIETLPLHLCAITSFDVCLSLSLFVTGSADGSVRIWDFHGRLIAILDSSLHFGPLCFANDRGDLLVTFNQSLYLVSCLKLLPPALLTRLSFMSISDEVLEIPKPFIPSFFFSFETMFVPKYIYLGKAQQKLVGLENLVNKRAIAFDHSVPHVIEEDEEGSPVLLRSSMHYSLQDMENWTQMSKRYQRHYVLPPQLQLTSWDGLNPYQILRYYFGHGREWLFAPDCYIPNSVIRARLWPEGTPIYLQCNLHAPQRELEWDRSQEFFFWQSKVRTVSNIEYPEKEDEQFLEMRLSKDITYGVLTDGANRSWLGRKMSEIAINSMIETMLNIMVHASLLKYQYCVGALGQIFASYQVSPALRSETARRLLDDTTNSNPLIRELAWEGLKRLGMITHLFAMPLAQGLMDKDERVRVKTLSLMSEIGIHSRTSLLQLIQKQETFREMQQEMIGEETLDHLLGMRATDLQILSTQVEQRLNEDLTLSHRDEKPAFSLDVPKASELKSFSVKPPTVSEEPEVAVKHSKGHRRGRAVVKKHSRKWLRGLKKTKERDSKHMITEPGLLEDESGTEAAPVEMEEASVHSKWSSSTSVTKLLKDVDSQEKDISKDHVALTLKMLRKIRDKRDKKARARKLKKKHKKKGKEAKVITEKPTPPVMGQPVTKKVKILGRGASGISGRRSTAGDGLSWRDDLCRLMTLRISGSQIKMSENLNTELVTFAQEMLVDRHPSWELFQEICPLLKKESKVLLEDLDWDVVPPEEKPIFIHEGAIREDMIQGVTEEVIRHEVMPREEEQAQKKAKDMPALEETQVILKKGKKKKVIFLEPGDVTMGKQISKKEKKKTFQKSPKQERKAVQQERKVGKTKREMPKEERDMSEEVKEMATLEEKVVEQEGKPVMIERTSSWQDWKKSWDEWKQAHGETRKSWKAWKEDWEKRLLQEEEKLHQAGEKLSPEEEMLQEDKKLKWEEWKQFWENMLQSESKEQLYKDEEEVTLEEEVTLEEEEVSRKEEEKEEQVTEEQRQIQEEHKRARIHRKQARAEKKRAQEERKLAQEEEKLAQEERQLAQEERKLAQAYVKITKDDREMAHAEGKFAQKEATLAQRGEKLSQEVEKLAQKRKKLSKKWEKVAREEEKLAKKEGKLAEVKNILVQKVEELAQREQNLDWQEKELAQELEELEWDMEELSWKEEELNQEEEKLIEEKKKLAEEEKTLIWQREKLSEEETKLTQEEELLIQEEEKLAQHKEKMPEEEERLGQKREQLIKKKMKLAQKRERWINSMEELTENKMILYQKKNLAQEKKNLAQEKEKLAQRKENLLYNKERLTHSRKKLMQVKNKLGMFKKTLAQVEEKLTQEEETVIKKKEKMTETEKKLVQVEDSLAEKQEKLAQEKMKLALEKAMVQGKKRLRGELDIVKEKKALNLEMKRLAEEKMRLVEGKETLSKGETPETSRQRKMTKVEQELLERKLSLQEKILLHEDRILAMEEREIAKGKLEFTRGRRIFAQGQRKLAKAERNLIKKKESLSKEPAKLNKILKALQRLTRDERKLTQEEIKMTKIKRSLFVKERRLSTEQSKLDIKEWDFSEKRSELTKDEKKLARKQRKLAKEMRRMVNREEKMTEEESKLAREHSEVILDDEEEGGIEEEEVIPFLKRRWRKRKEAKRVDKPKEKFSSQVDEVESEEHFSEEMESLLDELEKQESLSSEEEEEREEEEEREREEEEESEEEEEKEKEEEEEEEEGEEKQVEKEEEEEEKKKEKKKEEVQEKEEVFEEKEEITSEEEIESLSDEEEEEESSSLEEEMDREKDTLKKEKLFKLQEQRRKILREKERVLSIGKGVPHVKDGAVRLGVLKSPLKKLMSRALEMKEKIPVPVPEEQISWEDKKATVVEIPRKFSETMDKEREVMGKYEPIPPHVLGTVLESEARDLKTPFMSHILRRTVEGQELQHKPLGAWWKWFLQHPPLMGQTEVQLPLSQIPAKEQHADEILSDVEWIRHVLERMEAGEQLSRDGFHRLCQLLKDLVSKGNLEWLNLAKLEAIVYRHKQALESRGTRISKPTRESMSPKYRKVIPPIKAKEKESWPKPLAVPTQKYPLATERIPDPRAKNWHLLGEPYRSERAQQIAIAHKEMEMQYFYPATRDIFPSAHASVEKQTLALMFQKDFWDFKDKRRFPRLPKLEKKKQPISKKKEELPLWETFVALYYVLRMLQQRYAKDSTAWMEQFHQLMDLYQLKSPRIQKLLQELLMREEPQPQEIIYEEALKATELVPGERLFCCLFCGSSHTCRSPQEFQGVVPLPWQNCVHTILPVGIARYGILELAWKSLPEADLHLTKALTHTVAPTL